A region from the Microbacterium lacus genome encodes:
- a CDS encoding helix-turn-helix domain-containing protein: protein MGLRETKAARSRARMVDAAIELFERDGYDATTMEQIAERAEVGTTTLYRYFPSKDLLLLDRLTTAIEIAPHLRDRPADEPLEHSLAHVLLEIADTVDDPEGRIPELRRIIDASAAPRAKLWDYYRTAREELEGVLADRLGEDAASLTVRVTAGMTLELLQLIDEISRAGDYSRSHGEITRDVLGDLSDARIVLPSVPV from the coding sequence ATGGGACTGCGGGAGACAAAGGCGGCGCGCAGCCGCGCTCGGATGGTGGACGCCGCGATCGAGCTCTTCGAGCGCGATGGCTACGACGCGACCACCATGGAGCAGATCGCCGAGCGCGCCGAGGTCGGCACGACGACGCTGTATCGCTACTTCCCCAGCAAGGACCTGCTCCTGCTCGATCGACTCACGACGGCGATCGAGATCGCCCCGCACCTGCGAGACCGTCCCGCCGACGAGCCGCTGGAGCACTCCCTCGCGCACGTGCTCCTGGAGATCGCCGACACCGTCGACGATCCGGAGGGCCGCATCCCCGAGCTCCGGCGGATCATCGACGCGTCCGCCGCCCCGCGCGCCAAGCTGTGGGACTACTACCGCACGGCCCGGGAGGAGTTGGAGGGCGTCCTGGCGGACCGCCTCGGCGAAGACGCCGCCTCGCTGACCGTGCGCGTAACCGCGGGGATGACCCTGGAGCTCCTCCAGCTCATTGACGAGATCAGCCGCGCGGGCGACTACTCCCGCTCACACGGCGAGATCACGCGCGACGTGCTCGGCGACCTCAGCGACGCACGGATCGTGCTCCCCTCGGTTCCTGTGTAG
- a CDS encoding ABC transporter ATP-binding protein, giving the protein MTTPIISVRDIHKSYGRGQNRFDALKGVSFDIAEGESIAIVGKSGSGKSTLMHVLALLDAPTAGTVELEGADTSRLRGKALNRTRNKTFGFVFQQFFLTGNTSVLENVILPLKIAGVGRAERRRRGLAALAQLELDDKAKNKAVNLSGGQKQRTVIARALVNNPRIIFADEPTGNLDSATGAVVEDILFSLNREHGITLIVVTHDEDLASRCDRRLFIRDGLLVEDSAGVAA; this is encoded by the coding sequence ATGACGACGCCGATCATCTCGGTCAGGGACATCCACAAGTCCTACGGCCGAGGCCAGAACCGCTTCGATGCACTGAAGGGGGTGAGCTTCGACATCGCCGAGGGCGAGAGCATCGCGATCGTCGGCAAGAGCGGATCGGGAAAGTCGACGCTCATGCACGTGCTCGCCCTGCTGGACGCGCCCACGGCCGGCACGGTCGAGCTGGAGGGCGCGGACACATCGCGCCTGCGCGGCAAGGCGCTGAATCGGACCCGCAACAAGACGTTCGGGTTCGTGTTCCAGCAGTTCTTCCTCACCGGGAACACGTCGGTGCTGGAGAACGTGATCCTGCCACTGAAGATCGCCGGCGTCGGACGCGCCGAACGTCGACGCCGCGGCCTGGCCGCCCTCGCGCAACTCGAACTGGATGACAAGGCCAAGAACAAGGCCGTCAATCTGTCCGGGGGGCAGAAGCAGCGCACGGTGATCGCCCGGGCGCTGGTGAACAACCCGCGGATCATCTTCGCGGACGAGCCCACCGGCAACCTCGACAGCGCGACGGGCGCCGTGGTGGAGGACATCCTGTTCAGCCTCAACCGCGAGCACGGCATCACGCTCATCGTCGTGACGCACGACGAAGACCTCGCGAGCCGCTGCGATCGCCGACTGTTCATCCGCGACGGCCTGCTCGTCGAGGACTCGGCGGGGGTGGCGGCGTGA
- a CDS encoding response regulator transcription factor, with protein MIRVLVVDDQVLIRRAVVQILGTAPDVDVVGEAPDGLEAVAAASRLRPDVVVMDIRMPRMDGIEATAAICSDADLAETRVLILTTFEEDEYIVAALRAGASGFIGKGAEPEAIVHAVQAIAAGDALLSAAATRSLITRCVLPRTGGAPVEVPAQLRDLTDREREVLLLVARGLSNHEIAESLHISPHTAKTHVNRVMAKVEAHDRAQLVILAYESGLLVPGDA; from the coding sequence ATGATCCGGGTGCTCGTGGTCGATGACCAGGTGCTGATCCGACGGGCCGTGGTCCAGATCCTCGGCACGGCACCCGATGTGGACGTGGTGGGAGAGGCGCCGGACGGACTCGAGGCCGTGGCGGCGGCATCCCGACTCCGTCCCGATGTCGTCGTGATGGACATCCGGATGCCGCGCATGGACGGCATCGAGGCGACCGCGGCCATCTGCTCCGACGCCGATCTCGCGGAGACGCGGGTCCTCATCCTGACCACGTTCGAAGAGGACGAGTACATCGTCGCCGCGCTCCGGGCCGGCGCGAGCGGATTCATCGGCAAAGGCGCGGAACCGGAGGCGATCGTGCACGCCGTCCAGGCGATCGCCGCGGGCGACGCGCTGCTTTCCGCTGCGGCGACGCGGAGTCTCATCACGCGCTGCGTCCTGCCGCGGACGGGCGGAGCGCCTGTCGAGGTGCCGGCGCAGTTGCGCGACCTGACGGACAGGGAGCGGGAAGTGCTTCTGCTCGTCGCCCGCGGTCTGTCGAACCACGAGATCGCCGAGAGCCTGCACATCTCCCCGCACACGGCGAAGACGCACGTGAACCGCGTGATGGCGAAGGTCGAGGCGCACGATCGTGCGCAGCTGGTGATCCTCGCCTATGAGAGCGGGCTCCTGGTGCCCGGTGACGCGTGA
- a CDS encoding sensor histidine kinase — MRSASPSARTAAGLPPKLPAWVGDVVAAIVVIGTAFIPFPEAQFHPTDPAGYALVVAPALVLPWRRRFPVAALAACVVLYGVAAFAADVWPGIVLAVAIAVFAVATRSSRRRTVVVTLVTIGVVVLISVTSSLVVMLGTRIFAIAITIAFAAAAADAERSARAYISAITERAERAEQTRESEARRRVSEERLRIARDLHDVVAHQIAVISLNAGVAASALPARPEAAEDAVRTIRSAAHTVLGEIGTLLEVLRTDEAAPGSPDAPQPGIDSIADLVEAFADAGLAVTLRTEGDLATVSATSGLTAYRVVQEALTNAHKHGVEGRAHVLVSVDEALHVVVTNPTGADAGAAEAPPGSGLGLIGVRERVSALRGSVEAGSVPGGWRVSATLPLSTEGAR; from the coding sequence ATGAGGTCCGCATCGCCGTCCGCCCGGACCGCCGCCGGCCTGCCGCCGAAGCTGCCGGCGTGGGTCGGGGACGTCGTGGCGGCGATCGTCGTGATCGGCACCGCGTTCATCCCGTTCCCCGAGGCGCAGTTCCATCCGACCGATCCGGCGGGCTACGCGCTCGTGGTCGCCCCGGCGCTCGTGCTGCCCTGGCGACGCCGCTTCCCCGTGGCTGCGCTCGCTGCGTGCGTGGTCCTGTACGGCGTCGCCGCTTTCGCCGCTGACGTCTGGCCGGGCATCGTGCTGGCGGTCGCGATCGCGGTGTTCGCCGTCGCCACCCGGTCGAGCAGGCGGCGGACCGTCGTGGTGACCCTGGTCACGATCGGCGTCGTGGTGCTCATCTCGGTGACCAGCTCGCTCGTCGTGATGCTCGGGACCCGGATCTTCGCGATCGCGATCACGATCGCGTTCGCCGCCGCCGCCGCGGATGCCGAGCGATCGGCGCGCGCGTACATCTCGGCGATCACCGAACGCGCGGAGCGCGCCGAGCAGACGCGCGAGTCCGAAGCGCGGCGCCGCGTGAGCGAAGAGCGACTCAGGATCGCCCGCGACCTCCACGACGTGGTGGCGCACCAGATCGCGGTCATCAGTCTGAACGCCGGTGTGGCGGCATCCGCGCTTCCTGCACGGCCGGAGGCGGCCGAGGATGCGGTCCGCACGATCCGCTCGGCCGCGCACACGGTGCTGGGCGAGATCGGCACCCTGCTGGAGGTGCTGCGGACGGATGAGGCGGCACCCGGCTCGCCGGACGCGCCGCAGCCGGGTATCGACAGCATCGCCGACCTCGTCGAGGCGTTCGCGGATGCCGGGCTCGCGGTGACCCTGCGGACGGAGGGCGACCTGGCCACGGTGAGTGCGACGAGTGGCCTCACCGCGTACCGCGTGGTGCAGGAGGCGCTCACCAACGCCCACAAGCACGGCGTCGAGGGCCGCGCGCACGTCCTGGTGAGCGTGGACGAGGCGCTGCACGTCGTCGTGACGAACCCGACGGGCGCGGATGCGGGTGCCGCCGAGGCGCCGCCGGGGTCCGGGCTCGGGCTCATCGGCGTCCGCGAGCGGGTGTCGGCGTTGCGCGGGTCGGTCGAAGCGGGGTCGGTCCCGGGCGGATGGCGGGTGTCGGCGACACTCCCGCTCTCGACGGAGGGAGCGCGATGA
- a CDS encoding ABC transporter permease — translation MKTLDLIGTAVANTFRSKTRTILTILAIFVGAFTLTLTSGLGTGINAYIDDTVTAIGASDAMTVTKTSDGPTGVAADGPVEYDPDAVASGQPGPPGSTVIALRPDDLDTLAGIDGVLDVQPTRTISLDYIQAGDGTKYVIGVGALIAGQTIELAAGAEPDDASSELQLVLPIDFVEPMGLGNADEAIGETVELTLTDAERTAHTFDATVVGVADDALVTPAGASIVPNQALSDALFDAQNIGVPADQLDRYAQATIRFDPQATDDDIAALKDRLAAEGFTGSTVADQLGAFRTVIDGIVLVLNAFAVIALLAASFGIVNTLLMSVQERTREIGLMKAMGMGNGRVFSLFSFEAAFIGLLGSAIGVAVAIVAGVGISSALSGTLLADLPGLTLIAFDPLSIAVIIVIVMGIAFLAGTLPAARAARADPVESLRYE, via the coding sequence GTGAAGACCCTCGACCTGATCGGCACCGCCGTCGCGAACACCTTCCGCTCGAAGACGCGGACCATCCTCACGATCCTCGCGATCTTCGTCGGCGCGTTCACCCTGACACTGACCAGCGGCCTCGGTACCGGCATCAACGCCTACATCGACGACACCGTCACGGCGATCGGCGCGTCCGATGCGATGACCGTCACGAAGACCTCGGACGGGCCGACCGGCGTCGCGGCCGACGGACCCGTCGAGTACGATCCGGACGCCGTCGCGAGCGGTCAGCCCGGCCCTCCGGGATCCACCGTGATCGCCCTCCGACCCGATGATCTGGACACCCTCGCCGGGATCGACGGCGTCCTCGACGTGCAGCCCACCCGGACGATCAGCCTGGACTACATCCAGGCCGGTGACGGGACGAAGTACGTGATCGGCGTCGGCGCCCTCATCGCGGGGCAGACGATCGAGCTCGCCGCCGGTGCCGAGCCGGACGACGCGTCGAGCGAGCTCCAGCTCGTGCTGCCGATCGACTTCGTCGAGCCCATGGGACTCGGAAACGCCGACGAGGCGATCGGCGAGACCGTGGAGCTCACCCTCACCGACGCCGAGCGCACCGCGCACACGTTCGACGCCACCGTCGTCGGGGTCGCGGACGACGCGTTGGTCACCCCCGCCGGAGCGAGCATCGTTCCCAACCAGGCGCTCAGCGATGCGCTCTTCGACGCGCAGAACATCGGCGTTCCCGCCGATCAGCTCGACCGCTACGCCCAGGCGACCATCCGTTTCGACCCACAGGCGACCGATGACGACATCGCCGCGCTCAAGGATCGGCTCGCCGCGGAGGGCTTCACCGGGTCGACGGTCGCCGATCAGCTGGGCGCGTTCCGCACGGTGATCGACGGAATCGTCCTCGTGCTCAACGCCTTCGCGGTGATCGCCCTGCTCGCCGCGAGCTTCGGCATCGTCAACACCCTGCTGATGTCCGTGCAGGAGCGGACGCGTGAGATCGGTCTCATGAAGGCCATGGGCATGGGGAATGGCCGGGTGTTCTCCCTGTTCAGCTTCGAAGCGGCCTTCATCGGGCTCCTCGGCAGTGCGATCGGAGTGGCGGTGGCGATCGTCGCCGGCGTGGGCATCAGCTCGGCACTGTCGGGCACGCTCCTGGCAGATCTTCCGGGGCTCACGCTCATCGCGTTCGATCCGCTCTCGATCGCGGTGATCATCGTCATCGTGATGGGCATCGCGTTCCTCGCCGGAACCCTGCCCGCCGCGCGTGCGGC